In Perca fluviatilis chromosome 11, GENO_Pfluv_1.0, whole genome shotgun sequence, the following proteins share a genomic window:
- the LOC120569066 gene encoding uncharacterized protein LOC120569066 isoform X4, protein MLHIPVKPAVDSNIRTPGKAAKTQPAQKRAGEEDDSPDTRTGSSEKVEIYNPYDPDSSDSEHEMTAQGHNHSPPDQDEGCLKKGRWDRSYSESASRLLDRCDFSPETRPTESRGFSTGHRLPERQAYAPTTESLDRPGFDSISRPLDHRVCSPERHVHGSSTQRFLASYGGQRTNGEERIIIPEYSREMTTTVRLSPPRLQRDYQHQLEYVDTGLDHVKPSTEVPRSRKIIMDKSPIICDLCEVELANGRELEEHLESKSHWDTLEHIQQQNNYDDLAIAFIQDVMLYKSQQFSRNIEDSALQALQDNDHMTKIEMFHCAACSVFISTSASSVQTHITSQEHLSNTKDFQVQQRRSCLAKAETMMKEMKPQFEHFLKGGSPFE, encoded by the exons ATGTTACACATCCCAGTGAAGCCAGCAGTCGACTCAAACATCAGGACACCTGGAAAGGCTGCTAAGACACAACCAGCCCAGAAACGTGCAG GAGAAGAAGATGACTCTCCGGACACAAGAACTGGCAGTTCAGAAAA GGTTGAAATCTATAATCCTTACGATCCTGACTCCTCCGACTCTGAGCACGAGATGACCGCCCAAGGACACAACCACTCCCCACCCGATCAAGACGAAGGCTGCCTTAAAAAAGGCCGCTGGGACAGGAGTTACTCCGAATCAGCGAGCCGACTCCTCGACAGATGTGACTTCAGCCCTGAAACCAGACCCACAGAGAGCCGAGGTTTCAGCACAGGTCATAGACTGCCTGAACGACAGGCTTATGCCCCCACCACGGAATCACTTGACCGACCAGGTTTTGACTCCATAAGTAGACCCCTGGACCACAGGGTCTGCAGCCCTGAACGGCATGTACACGGCTCCTCCACCCAACGCTTTCTTGCATCTTATGGAGGACAGAGGACCAACGGGGAGGAGAGGATAATAATACCAGAATACAGCAGGGAG ATGACCACTACTGTTAGATTATCCCCCCCCAGGTTACAGCGGGACTATCAACATCAGTTGGAATATGTGGATACAG GACTGGACCATGTCAAACCTTCCACAGAGGTGCCAAGAAGCAGGAAAATAATAATGGACAA GAGCCCCATCATCTGTGACCTTTGCGAAGTTGAGTTAGCCAATGGCCGCGAGCTGGAGGAGCACTTGGAGAGCAAGAGTCACTGGGACACCCTGGAGCACATCCAGCAGCAGAATAATTACGATGATCTGGCTATAGCCTTCATACAG GACGTCATGCTGTATAAAAGTCAGCAGTTCAGCCGAAACATAGAGGATAGTGCACTTCAAG CTCTGCAGGACAACGACCACATGACAAAGATTGAAATGTTCCACTGTGCGGCTTGCAGCGTCTTCATATCCACATCTGCATCGTCAGTGCAGACTCACATTACCTCTCAGGAACACCTCTCCAACACAAAG GACTTTCAAGTGCAGCAGAGACGTTCTTGCCTCGCCAAAGCAGAAACTATGATGAAGGAGATGAAACCTCAGTTTGAACACTTCCTGAAG ggtGGCAGCCCATTTGAATGA
- the lrrc8da gene encoding volume-regulated anion channel subunit LRRC8D isoform X2 — translation MMFTLSEIASLNDIQPTYRILKPWWDVFMDYLGLVMLMLAIFAMTMQITKDQVACLPCLDEAEEATAGAMSNSFTQQSTQKAAFSAATGAPLATTVPLVSKDLPDDVVHEIHVTHQHTAVAAEKYVNQPEPTGIRTNLDFQQYVFINQICYHVALPWYSKYFPYLALIHTIVLMVSSNFWFKYPKTSSKIEHFVSILGRCFESPWTTKALSETACEDSEENKQRLTGTTLAPKQVSLEGKDESSNVSPTTPMLGLKFSADKPIAEVPSSMTILDKKDGEQAKALFEKVRKFRAHVEDSDFIYKLYVAQTVVKTVKFILILSYTSTFLAEINFKHNCEPDIKQLIGYTKFLCTHNMAFMLKKLLVSYMTLILIYGMACLYSLFWVFRRPLKEYSFEKVREESSFSDIPDVKNDFAFLLHMVDQYDQLYSKRFGVFLSEVSENKLREISLNHEWTFEKLRQLVTRNASDQQELHLFMLSGIPNAVFDLTDLEVLKLELIPEVRFSAKVSQMTSLVELHLCHCPAKVEQTAFAFLRDHLRCLHVKFTDVAEIPAWVYLLRSLRELNLIGNLSSENNKMIGLESMRDLRHLKTLCLKSNLTKMPTNITELSPHLIKLVVHNDGTKLVVLNSLKKMTNIIDLELHTCELERIPHAIFSLTNLQELDLKSNNIRTIEEIISFQHLKRLTCLKLWHNKIITIPSSIGQIKSLESLHLSHNKLESLPPALFMLPKLRHLDVGHNSITVLPLDVGLLHNLQHLAINSNKLEVLPKPLFRCTKLKVLCLGNNALTVLPETVGQLVQLTQLELRGNCLDRLPAQLGNCRLLRKSGLVVEDHLFDALPVEVKESISRENNTSFTSGL, via the coding sequence TGATGTTCACGCTATCTGAGATTGCATCCTTGAATGACATCCAGCCGACGTACCGCATCCTAAAGCCATGGTGGGACGTCTTCATGGACTACCTGGGGCTGGTCATGCTGATGCTGGCCATATTCGCCATGACCATGCAGATCACCAAGGACCAGGTGGCCTGCCTTCCGTGTCTGGATGAGGCGGAGGAGGCCACGGCAGGGGCTATGTCTAACTCGTTCACGCAGCAGAGCACACAGAAAGCAGCTTTCTCAGCAGCCACCGGAGCCCCTCTGGCAACCACCGTCCCCCTAGTCTCTAAGGACTTACCAGACGACGTTGTCCACGAGATCCATgtcacacaccaacacactgcTGTGGCGGCAGAGAAATATGTCAATCAACCTGAACCCACAGGGATCAGGACCAATCTGGACTTTCAACAATATGTCTTCATCAACCAAATATGTTACCATGTTGCCTTGCCCTGGTATTCCAAGTACTTTCCCTACCTTGCCCTCATCCACACCATTGTTCTCATGGTCAGTAGCAATTTTTGGTTCAAATACCCCAAAACGAGCTCCAAGATTGAGCATTTTGTTTCAATTCTAGGTAGATGTTTTGAGTCTCCCTGGACTACGAAGGCTTTGTCTGAAACCGCTTGTGAGGACTCTGAGGAGAACAAACAGCGGTTGACCGGCACCACCTTAGCACCAAAGCAGGTCTCTTTAGAAGGGAAGGATGAAAGCTCAAATGTCAGCCCAACCACACCCATGCTCGGGCTGAAGTTCTCTGCAGATAAGCCCATCGCAGAGGTCCCAAGTAGCATGACAATCCTGGACAAAAAAGATGGGGAGCAGGCCAAAGCCCTGTTCGAGAAAGTCAGAAAATTCCGAGCTCATGTGGAAGACAGCGATTTCATCTACAAGCTTTATGTAGCGCAGACCGTTGTCAAAACGGTCAAGTTTATTTTGATATTATCATACACTTCGACCTTTTTGGCTGAAATAAATTTCAAGCACAATTGTGAGCCTGATATCAAACAGCTAATAGGATACACAAAGTTCTTATGTACGCACAACATGGCTTTCATGCTAAAAAAGCTGCTTGTTAGCTACATGACTTTGATTTTGATCTACGGGATGGCTTGCCTGTACTCTCTCTTCTGGGTGTTCCGCCGGCCTCTGAAAGAATACTCATTCGAGAAGGTCCGGGAAGAGAGCAGCTTTAGTGACATTCCTGATGTCAAAAACGACTTTGCATTCCTCTTACACATGGTTGACCAATATGACCAGCTCTACTCCAAGCGCTTTGGCGTCTTCTTGTCCGAGGTCAGTGAAAACAAGCTCAGAGAGATCAGCCTTAATCACGAGTGGACCTTTGAAAAACTAAGGCAGCTTGTGACCCGTAACGCCTCGGACCAGCAAGAGCTGCACCTTTTCATGCTCTCTGGTATTCCGAATGCAGTGTTCGACCTCACAGACTTGGAAGTGCTGAAACTGGAGCTGATTCCTGAGGTGAGGTTCTCGGCAAAGGTCTCCCAAATGACCAGCCTGGTGGAGCTGCATCTCTGCCACTGTCCGGCCAAAGTAgagcagacagcgtttgctttCCTGCGTGACCATCTTCGCTGCCTTCATGTCAAGTTCACTGATGTTGCCGAGATCCCAGCATGGGTGTATTTGCTGAGGAGTTTGAGGGAGCTCAACCTAATCGGCAActtgagctcagaaaataacaaaatgatTGGTCTAGAGTCCATGCGAGACTTGAGGCATTTAAAGACATTATGCTTGAAGAGCAACCTCACAAAAATGCCCACCAACATCACAGAGCTGTCGCCACATCTGATTAAGCTAGTGGTGCACAATGACGGTACCAAACTTGTGGTACTAAATAgtctgaaaaaaatgacaaatataaTTGATCTGGAACTGCACACGTGTGAACTGGAGAGGATTCCCCACGCTATTTTCAGCTTGACCAACCTACAGGAACTTGACCTGAAATCTAACAACATCCGAACCATCGAGGAGATCATCAGCTTCCAGCACCTCAAGAGGCTGACGTGCCTTAAACTGTGGCACAACAAAATCATCACCATCCCATCCTCCATCGGCCAGATCAAGTCTCTGGAGTCTCTCCACCTCTCCCACAATAAACTGGAGTCCCTGCCTCCGGCCTTGTTCATGCTGCCTAAACTGCGGCACTTGGACGTGGGCCACAACTCCATCACAGTGCTCCCTCTGGATGTGGGTCTCCTCCACAATCTCCAGCACTTGGCCATCAACTCCAACAAGCTGGAGGTGCTGCCCAAGCctctgttcagatgcaccaagcTCAAGGTGCTGTGTCTGGGGAACAATGCGCTCACTGTGCTGCCAGAGACCGTGGGCCAACTGGTCCAGCTCACTCAGCTGGAGCTGAGAGGGAACTGTCTGGACAGACTGCCCGCCCAGCTAGGAAACTGTCGCCTGCTGCGCAAAAGCGGCCTGGTCGTGGAGGACCATCTCTTTGACGCGTTGCCGGTGGAGGTTAAGGAGAGCATTAGCCGAGAGAACAACACTTCCTTTACGAGTGGCTTatag
- the lrrc8da gene encoding volume-regulated anion channel subunit LRRC8D isoform X1, which yields MMFTLSEIASLNDIQPTYRILKPWWDVFMDYLGLVMLMLAIFAMTMQITKDQVACLPCLDEAEEATAGAMSNSFTQQSTQKAAFSAATGAPLATTVPLVSKDLPDDVVHEIHVTHQHTAVAAEKYVNQPEPTGIRTNLDFQQYVFINQICYHVALPWYSKYFPYLALIHTIVLMVSSNFWFKYPKTSSKIEHFVSILGRCFESPWTTKALSETACEDSEENKQRLTGTTLAPKQVSLEGKDESSNVSPTTPMLGLKFSADKPIAEVPSSMTILDKKDGEQAKALFEKVRKFRAHVEDSDFIYKLYVAQTVVKTVKFILILSYTSTFLAEINFKHNCEPDIKQLIGYTKFLCTHNMAFMLKKLLVSYMTLILIYGMACLYSLFWVFRRPLKEYSFEKVREESSFSDIPDVKNDFAFLLHMVDQYDQLYSKRFGVFLSEVSENKLREISLNHEWTFEKLRQLVTRNASDQQELHLFMLSGIPNAVFDLTDLEVLKLELIPEVRFSAKVSQMTSLVELHLCHCPAKVEQTAFAFLRDHLRCLHVKFTDVAEIPAWVYLLRSLRELNLIGNLSSENNKMIGLESMRDLRHLKTLCLKSNLTKMPTNITELSPHLIKLVVHNDGTKLVVLNSLKKMTNIIDLELHTCELERIPHAIFSLTNLQELDLKSNNIRTIEEIISFQHLKRLTCLKLWHNKIITIPSSIGQIKSLESLHLSHNKLESLPPALFMLPKLRHLDVGHNSITVLPLDVGLLHNLQHLAINSNKLEVLPKPLFRCTKLKVLCLGNNALTVLPETVGQLVQLTQLELRGNCLDRLPAQLGNCRLLRKSGLVVEDHLFDALPVEVKESISRENNTSFTSGL from the exons A TGATGTTCACGCTATCTGAGATTGCATCCTTGAATGACATCCAGCCGACGTACCGCATCCTAAAGCCATGGTGGGACGTCTTCATGGACTACCTGGGGCTGGTCATGCTGATGCTGGCCATATTCGCCATGACCATGCAGATCACCAAGGACCAGGTGGCCTGCCTTCCGTGTCTGGATGAGGCGGAGGAGGCCACGGCAGGGGCTATGTCTAACTCGTTCACGCAGCAGAGCACACAGAAAGCAGCTTTCTCAGCAGCCACCGGAGCCCCTCTGGCAACCACCGTCCCCCTAGTCTCTAAGGACTTACCAGACGACGTTGTCCACGAGATCCATgtcacacaccaacacactgcTGTGGCGGCAGAGAAATATGTCAATCAACCTGAACCCACAGGGATCAGGACCAATCTGGACTTTCAACAATATGTCTTCATCAACCAAATATGTTACCATGTTGCCTTGCCCTGGTATTCCAAGTACTTTCCCTACCTTGCCCTCATCCACACCATTGTTCTCATGGTCAGTAGCAATTTTTGGTTCAAATACCCCAAAACGAGCTCCAAGATTGAGCATTTTGTTTCAATTCTAGGTAGATGTTTTGAGTCTCCCTGGACTACGAAGGCTTTGTCTGAAACCGCTTGTGAGGACTCTGAGGAGAACAAACAGCGGTTGACCGGCACCACCTTAGCACCAAAGCAGGTCTCTTTAGAAGGGAAGGATGAAAGCTCAAATGTCAGCCCAACCACACCCATGCTCGGGCTGAAGTTCTCTGCAGATAAGCCCATCGCAGAGGTCCCAAGTAGCATGACAATCCTGGACAAAAAAGATGGGGAGCAGGCCAAAGCCCTGTTCGAGAAAGTCAGAAAATTCCGAGCTCATGTGGAAGACAGCGATTTCATCTACAAGCTTTATGTAGCGCAGACCGTTGTCAAAACGGTCAAGTTTATTTTGATATTATCATACACTTCGACCTTTTTGGCTGAAATAAATTTCAAGCACAATTGTGAGCCTGATATCAAACAGCTAATAGGATACACAAAGTTCTTATGTACGCACAACATGGCTTTCATGCTAAAAAAGCTGCTTGTTAGCTACATGACTTTGATTTTGATCTACGGGATGGCTTGCCTGTACTCTCTCTTCTGGGTGTTCCGCCGGCCTCTGAAAGAATACTCATTCGAGAAGGTCCGGGAAGAGAGCAGCTTTAGTGACATTCCTGATGTCAAAAACGACTTTGCATTCCTCTTACACATGGTTGACCAATATGACCAGCTCTACTCCAAGCGCTTTGGCGTCTTCTTGTCCGAGGTCAGTGAAAACAAGCTCAGAGAGATCAGCCTTAATCACGAGTGGACCTTTGAAAAACTAAGGCAGCTTGTGACCCGTAACGCCTCGGACCAGCAAGAGCTGCACCTTTTCATGCTCTCTGGTATTCCGAATGCAGTGTTCGACCTCACAGACTTGGAAGTGCTGAAACTGGAGCTGATTCCTGAGGTGAGGTTCTCGGCAAAGGTCTCCCAAATGACCAGCCTGGTGGAGCTGCATCTCTGCCACTGTCCGGCCAAAGTAgagcagacagcgtttgctttCCTGCGTGACCATCTTCGCTGCCTTCATGTCAAGTTCACTGATGTTGCCGAGATCCCAGCATGGGTGTATTTGCTGAGGAGTTTGAGGGAGCTCAACCTAATCGGCAActtgagctcagaaaataacaaaatgatTGGTCTAGAGTCCATGCGAGACTTGAGGCATTTAAAGACATTATGCTTGAAGAGCAACCTCACAAAAATGCCCACCAACATCACAGAGCTGTCGCCACATCTGATTAAGCTAGTGGTGCACAATGACGGTACCAAACTTGTGGTACTAAATAgtctgaaaaaaatgacaaatataaTTGATCTGGAACTGCACACGTGTGAACTGGAGAGGATTCCCCACGCTATTTTCAGCTTGACCAACCTACAGGAACTTGACCTGAAATCTAACAACATCCGAACCATCGAGGAGATCATCAGCTTCCAGCACCTCAAGAGGCTGACGTGCCTTAAACTGTGGCACAACAAAATCATCACCATCCCATCCTCCATCGGCCAGATCAAGTCTCTGGAGTCTCTCCACCTCTCCCACAATAAACTGGAGTCCCTGCCTCCGGCCTTGTTCATGCTGCCTAAACTGCGGCACTTGGACGTGGGCCACAACTCCATCACAGTGCTCCCTCTGGATGTGGGTCTCCTCCACAATCTCCAGCACTTGGCCATCAACTCCAACAAGCTGGAGGTGCTGCCCAAGCctctgttcagatgcaccaagcTCAAGGTGCTGTGTCTGGGGAACAATGCGCTCACTGTGCTGCCAGAGACCGTGGGCCAACTGGTCCAGCTCACTCAGCTGGAGCTGAGAGGGAACTGTCTGGACAGACTGCCCGCCCAGCTAGGAAACTGTCGCCTGCTGCGCAAAAGCGGCCTGGTCGTGGAGGACCATCTCTTTGACGCGTTGCCGGTGGAGGTTAAGGAGAGCATTAGCCGAGAGAACAACACTTCCTTTACGAGTGGCTTatag
- the LOC120569066 gene encoding DBIRD complex subunit ZNF326-like isoform X1: MNRPHNIPFNPSAAAAQVLYNQQQCGRIPQDFKEAMLHIPVKPAVDSNIRTPGKAAKTQPAQKRAVKSSADKWKSSFKPLGEEDDSPDTRTGSSEKVEIYNPYDPDSSDSEHEMTAQGHNHSPPDQDEGCLKKGRWDRSYSESASRLLDRCDFSPETRPTESRGFSTGHRLPERQAYAPTTESLDRPGFDSISRPLDHRVCSPERHVHGSSTQRFLASYGGQRTNGEERIIIPEYSREMTTTVRLSPPRLQRDYQHQLEYVDTGLDHVKPSTEVPRSRKIIMDKSPIICDLCEVELANGRELEEHLESKSHWDTLEHIQQQNNYDDLAIAFIQDVMLYKSQQFSRNIEDSALQALQDNDHMTKIEMFHCAACSVFISTSASSVQTHITSQEHLSNTKDFQVQQRRSCLAKAETMMKEMKPQFEHFLKGGSPFE, translated from the exons ATGAACCGTCCACATAATATTCCGTTCAACCCTTCAGCAGCTGCTGCTCAAGTACTATACAATCAACAGCAGTGTGGGAG AATACCCCAGGACTTTAAAGAAGCCATGTTACACATCCCAGTGAAGCCAGCAGTCGACTCAAACATCAGGACACCTGGAAAGGCTGCTAAGACACAACCAGCCCAGAAACGTGCAG TCAAATCTTCTGCTGATAAATGGAAGTCTTCATTCAAACCATTAGGAGAAGAAGATGACTCTCCGGACACAAGAACTGGCAGTTCAGAAAA GGTTGAAATCTATAATCCTTACGATCCTGACTCCTCCGACTCTGAGCACGAGATGACCGCCCAAGGACACAACCACTCCCCACCCGATCAAGACGAAGGCTGCCTTAAAAAAGGCCGCTGGGACAGGAGTTACTCCGAATCAGCGAGCCGACTCCTCGACAGATGTGACTTCAGCCCTGAAACCAGACCCACAGAGAGCCGAGGTTTCAGCACAGGTCATAGACTGCCTGAACGACAGGCTTATGCCCCCACCACGGAATCACTTGACCGACCAGGTTTTGACTCCATAAGTAGACCCCTGGACCACAGGGTCTGCAGCCCTGAACGGCATGTACACGGCTCCTCCACCCAACGCTTTCTTGCATCTTATGGAGGACAGAGGACCAACGGGGAGGAGAGGATAATAATACCAGAATACAGCAGGGAG ATGACCACTACTGTTAGATTATCCCCCCCCAGGTTACAGCGGGACTATCAACATCAGTTGGAATATGTGGATACAG GACTGGACCATGTCAAACCTTCCACAGAGGTGCCAAGAAGCAGGAAAATAATAATGGACAA GAGCCCCATCATCTGTGACCTTTGCGAAGTTGAGTTAGCCAATGGCCGCGAGCTGGAGGAGCACTTGGAGAGCAAGAGTCACTGGGACACCCTGGAGCACATCCAGCAGCAGAATAATTACGATGATCTGGCTATAGCCTTCATACAG GACGTCATGCTGTATAAAAGTCAGCAGTTCAGCCGAAACATAGAGGATAGTGCACTTCAAG CTCTGCAGGACAACGACCACATGACAAAGATTGAAATGTTCCACTGTGCGGCTTGCAGCGTCTTCATATCCACATCTGCATCGTCAGTGCAGACTCACATTACCTCTCAGGAACACCTCTCCAACACAAAG GACTTTCAAGTGCAGCAGAGACGTTCTTGCCTCGCCAAAGCAGAAACTATGATGAAGGAGATGAAACCTCAGTTTGAACACTTCCTGAAG ggtGGCAGCCCATTTGAATGA
- the LOC120569066 gene encoding uncharacterized protein LOC120569066 isoform X2, giving the protein MNRPHNIPFNPSAAAAQVLYNQQQCGRIPQDFKEAMLHIPVKPAVDSNIRTPGKAAKTQPAQKRAGEEDDSPDTRTGSSEKVEIYNPYDPDSSDSEHEMTAQGHNHSPPDQDEGCLKKGRWDRSYSESASRLLDRCDFSPETRPTESRGFSTGHRLPERQAYAPTTESLDRPGFDSISRPLDHRVCSPERHVHGSSTQRFLASYGGQRTNGEERIIIPEYSREMTTTVRLSPPRLQRDYQHQLEYVDTGLDHVKPSTEVPRSRKIIMDKSPIICDLCEVELANGRELEEHLESKSHWDTLEHIQQQNNYDDLAIAFIQDVMLYKSQQFSRNIEDSALQALQDNDHMTKIEMFHCAACSVFISTSASSVQTHITSQEHLSNTKDFQVQQRRSCLAKAETMMKEMKPQFEHFLKGGSPFE; this is encoded by the exons ATGAACCGTCCACATAATATTCCGTTCAACCCTTCAGCAGCTGCTGCTCAAGTACTATACAATCAACAGCAGTGTGGGAG AATACCCCAGGACTTTAAAGAAGCCATGTTACACATCCCAGTGAAGCCAGCAGTCGACTCAAACATCAGGACACCTGGAAAGGCTGCTAAGACACAACCAGCCCAGAAACGTGCAG GAGAAGAAGATGACTCTCCGGACACAAGAACTGGCAGTTCAGAAAA GGTTGAAATCTATAATCCTTACGATCCTGACTCCTCCGACTCTGAGCACGAGATGACCGCCCAAGGACACAACCACTCCCCACCCGATCAAGACGAAGGCTGCCTTAAAAAAGGCCGCTGGGACAGGAGTTACTCCGAATCAGCGAGCCGACTCCTCGACAGATGTGACTTCAGCCCTGAAACCAGACCCACAGAGAGCCGAGGTTTCAGCACAGGTCATAGACTGCCTGAACGACAGGCTTATGCCCCCACCACGGAATCACTTGACCGACCAGGTTTTGACTCCATAAGTAGACCCCTGGACCACAGGGTCTGCAGCCCTGAACGGCATGTACACGGCTCCTCCACCCAACGCTTTCTTGCATCTTATGGAGGACAGAGGACCAACGGGGAGGAGAGGATAATAATACCAGAATACAGCAGGGAG ATGACCACTACTGTTAGATTATCCCCCCCCAGGTTACAGCGGGACTATCAACATCAGTTGGAATATGTGGATACAG GACTGGACCATGTCAAACCTTCCACAGAGGTGCCAAGAAGCAGGAAAATAATAATGGACAA GAGCCCCATCATCTGTGACCTTTGCGAAGTTGAGTTAGCCAATGGCCGCGAGCTGGAGGAGCACTTGGAGAGCAAGAGTCACTGGGACACCCTGGAGCACATCCAGCAGCAGAATAATTACGATGATCTGGCTATAGCCTTCATACAG GACGTCATGCTGTATAAAAGTCAGCAGTTCAGCCGAAACATAGAGGATAGTGCACTTCAAG CTCTGCAGGACAACGACCACATGACAAAGATTGAAATGTTCCACTGTGCGGCTTGCAGCGTCTTCATATCCACATCTGCATCGTCAGTGCAGACTCACATTACCTCTCAGGAACACCTCTCCAACACAAAG GACTTTCAAGTGCAGCAGAGACGTTCTTGCCTCGCCAAAGCAGAAACTATGATGAAGGAGATGAAACCTCAGTTTGAACACTTCCTGAAG ggtGGCAGCCCATTTGAATGA
- the LOC120569066 gene encoding DBIRD complex subunit ZNF326-like isoform X3, whose amino-acid sequence MLHIPVKPAVDSNIRTPGKAAKTQPAQKRAVKSSADKWKSSFKPLGEEDDSPDTRTGSSEKVEIYNPYDPDSSDSEHEMTAQGHNHSPPDQDEGCLKKGRWDRSYSESASRLLDRCDFSPETRPTESRGFSTGHRLPERQAYAPTTESLDRPGFDSISRPLDHRVCSPERHVHGSSTQRFLASYGGQRTNGEERIIIPEYSREMTTTVRLSPPRLQRDYQHQLEYVDTGLDHVKPSTEVPRSRKIIMDKSPIICDLCEVELANGRELEEHLESKSHWDTLEHIQQQNNYDDLAIAFIQDVMLYKSQQFSRNIEDSALQALQDNDHMTKIEMFHCAACSVFISTSASSVQTHITSQEHLSNTKDFQVQQRRSCLAKAETMMKEMKPQFEHFLKGGSPFE is encoded by the exons ATGTTACACATCCCAGTGAAGCCAGCAGTCGACTCAAACATCAGGACACCTGGAAAGGCTGCTAAGACACAACCAGCCCAGAAACGTGCAG TCAAATCTTCTGCTGATAAATGGAAGTCTTCATTCAAACCATTAGGAGAAGAAGATGACTCTCCGGACACAAGAACTGGCAGTTCAGAAAA GGTTGAAATCTATAATCCTTACGATCCTGACTCCTCCGACTCTGAGCACGAGATGACCGCCCAAGGACACAACCACTCCCCACCCGATCAAGACGAAGGCTGCCTTAAAAAAGGCCGCTGGGACAGGAGTTACTCCGAATCAGCGAGCCGACTCCTCGACAGATGTGACTTCAGCCCTGAAACCAGACCCACAGAGAGCCGAGGTTTCAGCACAGGTCATAGACTGCCTGAACGACAGGCTTATGCCCCCACCACGGAATCACTTGACCGACCAGGTTTTGACTCCATAAGTAGACCCCTGGACCACAGGGTCTGCAGCCCTGAACGGCATGTACACGGCTCCTCCACCCAACGCTTTCTTGCATCTTATGGAGGACAGAGGACCAACGGGGAGGAGAGGATAATAATACCAGAATACAGCAGGGAG ATGACCACTACTGTTAGATTATCCCCCCCCAGGTTACAGCGGGACTATCAACATCAGTTGGAATATGTGGATACAG GACTGGACCATGTCAAACCTTCCACAGAGGTGCCAAGAAGCAGGAAAATAATAATGGACAA GAGCCCCATCATCTGTGACCTTTGCGAAGTTGAGTTAGCCAATGGCCGCGAGCTGGAGGAGCACTTGGAGAGCAAGAGTCACTGGGACACCCTGGAGCACATCCAGCAGCAGAATAATTACGATGATCTGGCTATAGCCTTCATACAG GACGTCATGCTGTATAAAAGTCAGCAGTTCAGCCGAAACATAGAGGATAGTGCACTTCAAG CTCTGCAGGACAACGACCACATGACAAAGATTGAAATGTTCCACTGTGCGGCTTGCAGCGTCTTCATATCCACATCTGCATCGTCAGTGCAGACTCACATTACCTCTCAGGAACACCTCTCCAACACAAAG GACTTTCAAGTGCAGCAGAGACGTTCTTGCCTCGCCAAAGCAGAAACTATGATGAAGGAGATGAAACCTCAGTTTGAACACTTCCTGAAG ggtGGCAGCCCATTTGAATGA